In Streptomyces nojiriensis, one genomic interval encodes:
- a CDS encoding transglycosylase family protein, with protein MGVRGRHRRYQPSSINRASLAVTAGGAGIALPLIGAGVAHGASVDTWNKVASCESTNNWRINTGNGYYGGLQFSQSTWRAFGGTAYAPRADLATKDQQIAVAEKVLKGQGPGAWPNCGKQAGLTRSGPAPAVTPQTQTQVQVQAPVVRTAPEQGTGPRPTGTSVLPNPYVVAPGDSLSAIATDQHVEGGWQALYETNRTTIGGNPNLIFPGQRLTLRVTTAPALPPPPRQDPEKPPRTADPVTPVEPTAEKPAEKPAPKPAEKPAEKPAPEPASAQQKPDAGGFSAPVDAALGTAYRVSGSSWSSGYHTGVDFPVATGTTVKSVGPGEIVSAGWAGAYGYQVVIRHTDGRYSQYAHLSALGVKAGQQVSGGQRIGRSGSTGNTTGPHLHFEMRTGPGYGSDIDPLKYLRGHGVRI; from the coding sequence ATGGGTGTACGGGGCCGGCACCGCCGGTATCAGCCGAGCAGCATCAACCGGGCCTCACTGGCCGTGACCGCCGGCGGGGCCGGGATCGCGCTCCCGCTGATCGGGGCCGGCGTCGCCCACGGGGCCTCCGTGGACACGTGGAACAAGGTCGCTTCCTGCGAGTCGACGAACAACTGGCGCATCAACACCGGCAACGGCTACTACGGCGGCCTCCAGTTCAGCCAGAGCACCTGGCGGGCCTTCGGCGGCACCGCCTACGCCCCGCGCGCCGACCTGGCCACCAAGGACCAGCAGATCGCGGTCGCGGAGAAGGTGCTCAAGGGGCAGGGGCCCGGCGCCTGGCCCAACTGCGGGAAGCAGGCCGGACTCACGCGCAGCGGCCCGGCGCCCGCCGTCACCCCGCAGACGCAGACACAGGTCCAGGTACAGGCTCCCGTGGTGCGGACGGCCCCGGAGCAGGGCACCGGACCACGCCCGACGGGGACCTCCGTCCTGCCGAACCCGTACGTCGTCGCGCCCGGCGACTCGCTCTCCGCGATCGCCACCGACCAGCACGTCGAGGGCGGCTGGCAGGCGCTGTACGAGACCAACCGGACCACCATCGGCGGCAACCCGAACCTGATCTTCCCCGGCCAGCGGCTCACCCTGCGGGTCACCACGGCGCCGGCCCTGCCGCCGCCGCCCAGGCAGGACCCCGAGAAGCCGCCGCGGACCGCCGACCCGGTGACCCCCGTGGAGCCGACCGCCGAGAAGCCCGCCGAGAAGCCCGCGCCCAAGCCCGCCGAGAAGCCGGCCGAGAAGCCAGCCCCGGAGCCCGCCTCAGCGCAGCAGAAGCCGGATGCGGGCGGATTCTCCGCCCCCGTCGACGCGGCCCTCGGCACCGCGTACCGCGTCTCGGGATCCTCCTGGTCCAGCGGCTACCACACGGGCGTCGACTTCCCGGTGGCGACCGGCACCACCGTCAAGTCGGTGGGGCCCGGCGAGATCGTCTCCGCCGGCTGGGCCGGGGCCTACGGCTACCAGGTCGTCATCCGGCACACCGACGGCCGGTACTCCCAGTACGCCCACCTCTCCGCGCTCGGCGTCAAGGCCGGCCAGCAGGTCTCCGGAGGCCAGCGCATCGGCCGCTCCGGCTCGACCGGCAACACCACGGGCCCGCACCTGCACTTCGAGATGCGCACGGGACCCGGCTACGGATCCGATATCGACCCGCTCAAGTACCTCCGCGGCCACGGGGTCCGCATCTGA